Genomic segment of Juglans microcarpa x Juglans regia isolate MS1-56 chromosome 7S, Jm3101_v1.0, whole genome shotgun sequence:
tgcatgtatgtatagtatgtacgaatgatgaatgcatgaatgaaaacctatgttattatatttcaactgcatgaagtaatgcttacgagtctttgactcattttagtttttctgcatgtccctcccccctcacagggaaggaaatgaagtacgcgtcagaacggacacggcccatggggaagagcacggaagtctaggcaagagcatttaaatgtaagagaggccttttattattaaaattgatgttttccactgtaaacctcttttattgtaaaagcacgctttattttataaacgtagagtcttgcaccttggtaagaaagcaaaaagttttaaatcggacagtAATTCTCGttgtcctttctcaaaatattttataaaaagacccaccacaaagACGGGCGTTACAgttacaccccgtgtgttggggttagcagtcttcctttggaccagGACTCCGCTCGTGGTCATGGGTTGGGAAaccccttttcagtcagggggcagcactgggtgcactaccagtactacttactcggcattACAATCTGTCCATTCATTCGGtatccttttcattcattcatgaagccgttacatattttcatacattaaacattcagtcatttctttcagttcagtcctttcagttcatttcagctttatctttcatttaacgGTTTGTTCATGGAAAACTTTtgttaaaagcatgggcttaaacatcatcttttatggcatcatttaaagcatcagttcatagggaccttttaaaacaacatactttcttcaCGTTGTTCAAAGCATCAGGCAtcagcctcaacatttctttccgTAGAAAAATACAGacaatagatacaacgtatagtcatccattcacatgcgtacaattaatacttttgctgcgtaaaaaggggctgctaAGGAGGGCCATGACATAcgtatacatttaaacactcaacatgtttttcataaaacattgtTTCCTTTCGTTTCGTAAAGCATTGTAAAGGAAAAACGTTTCGTtctcattttcatatattttaaaaaactctagaagagtatgaacgcaaTACCACCTGTTCTCTATGCtattttcatatcatgcagtccatttatGTGCATGtcaaatggcaacctacatgcatacacataaccttgacatCATTcgttatctaatgcataagcaacttaaattagaaatagaactacactttacttggaacactctcttTCTATcacgtgctcttacgtgccctttactatgctaaaacctttgGGGTTCATTCAAGGTCACTATCTCGTCCAAACTCGacgttctacttcgagtgctcATCCCCTAAGGTAAACCCATAATTCactttaggattaagacactaagacttTCGTCTTACTCTTTCTGTTGACCACATATTGATGCATGATTCCGATCGATGGAATAACGCATTCCAATCCTAGACAACACACCCATCACTgtcttcatgcaccttagctcacactaaattctcattctcatccatacacgtcacacgactctaagcaccatgtaaccatgcttaggacagattacccattacatatgaaGAATCCGTCCAACACATGTGTAATttggtgagacacatgtaccttacccctttatcacctaagaccaacacataatacgttgatcacatgcttgTAGGGATAAGCATCATActtcgataccaaccttctcttaacctggctagcatgactcttcacgCTATCCGTCCCTTTTAATAGATCATCCCAACATTTAACACGataagactccattcacaactacgtctTACGTCATATCATATAGCTTGAGACTACTCCCAAACTACACTGTGATcgtgtcacgtcacctgacatctcgctacgtcatttctatgccaactcctaactcatcacaaGTATGGTCCCTCACGCCATATGGTGTATCGCTGCGTctcatagagtacactccgcatgtactccattcacacattatgacacatcaccactacggcatgcCCGCCATAGTGCACATCCTCCattcacacacgctacgccatacagagtacactccgcatgtattcttcccattccacattacACTAGGAGGGTAtgttttacatatactctccttatcccacactacgccacgagagtacacattctcttcccaatccacatgaCACCACACCACCATTACAACACAGTCCAGAACACAACATAGCATACTACACAGAtacacccaacacttcacatacacaacacatcacatctccatactacacagcgtactccacaatactaacaacacagtccacaacctaaccaatccaaataacgagagatagagggttataccatcgacgacATAACCCATgtgttgctcgctgatcgtcacagttGAGAACATCAGAAGGGTCGTACGTAGCGGCTAACCCACATACAAtggctgtttgggcgtttggatagctaagtgtggtcttagAAGGACTCATGGTGGCctcgtggtggcggtgagggggCGTAACATGGCATATCTAGTAGCGTACAGTGGCGATTAgccacgtacagtggctgtcCACCACATAAGGTGGTGGTTCTGGAAGGGGCTGAGCATGGAGGGGCTTGGAAGGACCTCGACGAGGTGATAGTGGTGTCTGGGTGGCACCATGGTGGCTTTACAGTGACAGATCTAAGCCGCACATGAGGGAGAGCCCATGAGAGAGTGGGCATGCATGAGGGGTACATCGGGGCTATGAGTAGTTGGGGTCAGCTgatggtggccagaggaagCTCGAGACGGTGGCTGGCCGTTATGGGTGGCGACGCACGTTGTGGAAAGGGGAGAACCCGTGCATGAGGGAGAAGTTTCGTGCGGCTGAGGAAGGGCTATGGACTTCGAGtgaaggggaggaggaaggggcaaGGCTCAGGGGGCTCGTGGCGGTGCTTGGTGGCCGTGGATGCCATGTTTGGTGGTGGAAAGGGGCTGTGCACAGTGAAACCGTGCTTGGGTTGCTGCGTGCATGCGACGGGGAAGGTGGCTGCGAGATGAAGGTTGGGTTcattggtggtggaggtgagaccAAGCGGCACACAGTAGCACCGGGCTGGGCAAAGGAAGAATCGGCTAGGGAGAAGGGGCGTACAGCGCGCGACAAAAGGGAGAAGGAGGAGAgtgagagggaagggaaaagtgaggggaaagagagagggttggGTTTTAATCCTGATCCCTTTATCTTGGGATCTTTAAAATGATCTAACTGATgaggattaaaacactaatttgaaaatgtataaacattaacttaattaaaagcattgaGAGGAATTAGGATAGactattatttaaactaaactttagtttataaaatcatattccttcatcattaataaaatcatgaagccctatttaatatatttaagaaaataaaatcatttaattaattagagttttaaacataataaatcacataatttaaataattgcaatcattttaataataatattaaaatgatttccgacaattataatatttttggagctcttcaaaaacattaaaattgtcttatttaaaatcaagcttagttcaataacactggataTACCCCATACtaatattttcagtgcatttgAAACACTAGGTGTACTTTTAGAgttcacataatatctttaaaatacgTCATCGAGATTCGGTACGCATAACGGGACTCGTAGTCGCTGGAGAGAAAGGCAGAGTGTTACATAATTTTCGTCCTCAAAACTTGCTTGcgtcagaaggaaggagcagggtgttatagtatgaaaatgttttggatctgttttttatcatatgaaaattatatgaatatgttcagcacgtggtttgatatgatatgcataTGAAAAGCCTTTGGCATGACTTGTCTGCTTTTAATCTTATTCTAAttctggttctgatatgatgatactgtttcatgtgatatggttggtgccaacatgatatgatatgatatgagtgcactcactttggaaacaaagtggtattttatgtgttctttcctgtgtacACACACGGGGTTCTGGAATGAATAAAGGAAAGTTTCACAGTATGATACTGCCTGTTTTGACCACCAACAAcaacacaaccctaccacgggagttaaacatggtatatgatatgatatagtgatgtgatatgatacgttatgatatgatatgataagataagaagttgatgttcagttatgttatgtcaaaTCTGCTTTTTATATGAACAATAGtctttatgaaatatgaaaaaaattgaaatgtcgctctaatatattgtttatatgttttgagatatgcatatgaaaatgaaatgtttttgtattctgcattctgaactcttgAAATGGCTCATGTTGTAGACACTGGTATATGTGATttacttactaagttgttgataactcacccacttatctttaaaatattttttagatgatgtgGAGGGTCAAGCTGAGGACCATGAATAGAAAATGTGAGCATGGCTAAGCTGAGGAGAGGGTGTCGAGTACCTTAGGGTATTACtgttaaaagaaggaattctgatgtcttttagatatatttatgtatttagttTAGTAGGACCTAAAGATTTATCAATTTATTATGTTGAGACTATTGGGAGATTATGGACccttggtttatgttatttttgtagTAATGACTTTGTGGAGTTTATATTGTAtctatttggaaaatatgagatttttttaactGTTTACGAAATCTTTGGAGATTTTAGATGTGTTGAGAGACAGGTTTaaaagtgacaggtagtaattatCCGACCCATCTGGATACAGGGCATTACAAAGATAGATAGAGAAACAAAGAACGAAAGATGGTATGAAAGTCTTCATCATCTTAAAAAACTCCAAGGTTCGTTTCCATTGCGTACCTGATCTTAGTAATGGGTGCTAGGAAGGAAGAGTTGTGCATATTCAGCtttgtatataatattgttttggAAAAGTGTTCAATAAATGTGAAAATAAGCTCCTGCGTGGTGAGCATTTTATAAGGAAAGTTTGAACGTGAATGTCAACCTTCTATATGCTCCACGTGAAGAAGGTTGGTAGCGATGAAGGACTTCTAATTAATGTTCTGACTGCAAGTCCacgaaggttttttttttttttgataaacaatGCTGAAACTGCTTTATTCTTCAGAAAAGGAATTACATCATTGCATCATGCCAAATGACTTGGGAAACAAACTCTGGAAAAGAGTCCCACCAAATCACTAGATCATCTAAATGCCAAGAATATCTTGCCAAACTATGGGCTACAGAATTGGCCAAACGACCTTTATGATGTATTGAAACTTTTGGAAATCTAATAATCAACCTCCTTATCTCATGAATCAAATTTCCCCATATAGACGTAGAAACCTCCTCTCTGCTTAGTTCTTGAACTATCAAcatggcatcacattcaatttgAAAGATCAATAATACCCAACGGGAGACAAATCTGAAGACCCCTCAGCACCGCCAATAGTTCAATCTCCATAAGATCATCAATCTCAGCTTCTGGTTTGCTTGCTATGAAGACAGCCTTGCCACCCTCATCTCAAAGAACCATGCCTGCACCTGATCTACAAAAGTCATGGAAAATAGCACCATCTGTATTTAACTTCATTACTCCTGTAGGTGGGAGTTGCCAACCACAATGAGGTTTGCATCCTTGCTGTTGATTCTCTAATGCAGATTGATATTCACTATAACCTGACAAAGCATTATCCAAGACTTCTGCTGGTTTTAAGTTTTTCTCCTCATAGAGaaattgatttcttctataccatAGTCCCCAAGCACAAAGGAACAGTTTCTCAATTTCTCCTTGTTTATTCCTTCTGACCAAGTGAGCCAAGATTTGCAAAAcatcaagatgagcttgaaaatCTTGCAAAAAACTGAGATGTACCTCTAGAACTTCTTTGAAACTTGAGCAGTATAGAAGAGCATGATTAATATCCTCTTCTTCCACCTTGCACCATTTGCATTTAACATCTTCCACCACCATTTCCTTTGCTCTTCCCTATATGAAACCTCACCCACCTGCCCATCTTCACACATAGACATGAACAACATGTAAGCACGCTTTACACTATACTGACCATTAGACTCATGCTCCCATACCAAACTGTTAGGTTAGCTATCAGCAAGTAACAAAATATTCAAGACCTCGTGGGCTTCACTTTGAGGTAAAAATCTTCTAATCTTCTCCACATCCTACCATCTTGTGTGCTCATCAATCAAATCTGCGACTGTCCAGTTTAGTTGTGTCTGAGTTATAGAGCCTGAAAGTGGGATTAGTCTGTGTTTAGGCATCTAATAGTCAGACCATATATTAATAGCCTTTCCATCTCCTATCCTCCATCTGCAGCCCTTTAATAGCCAACTTTTTGCTTCCCAAATACCTTTCCATACATAAGAAGGGGCTGCACCTAACTTAGATTCTTTAAAATCAGATGAGGGGAAATACTTTGCTTTGAACATCCTGTGTAGCAGTGAATCCTCTTCTTTAAGAATTCTCCAACCCTACTTAGCTAAGAGTGCTAGATTGAAAGTCTTATCTTTAAACCCCATCCCACCATTAGCTTTTGATTCACACATCTTTCTCCAACTCACCCACCTTATTTTATTCTCCTCTCCCTTCTGCCCCCACCAGAACTTGGCAATTAAACTTTCCAATTCATAACATAAAGAGATAGGAAGTTTAAAACAACTCATTGTGTATGTTGGGATCGACATGGCCATAGCCTTGATAAGCACCTCTTTCCCTCCTTGAGACAGGATCTTCTCCTCCCACCTTTAAAGCTTCTGCCAAACCTTGTTTTTAAGCTGAGAGAAAGCTTGATGTTTTCCTCTGCCCACCATAGAAGGGAGCCCCAAATACTTATCAAAATTTTGGCATTGCATCACTCCCCACAACTACATGATCTGTGACTGTTGAGTAGCTATGACATTCTTGCTAAAAACCATTGCAGTCTTGTCCTTGTTCACCTTCTGCCTAGAGGCCTTTTCATAGATCTCTAGTAGCTGCATTATATTCAAGTTTGTTTGTAAATTGGCCCTGCAAAACAAgacactatcatctgcaaacattAAGTGATTTACAATAGGAGCATTCCTACATATCCAAATCCCCTCTACTACTCCATTCATCTCAGCTTGTTGTAGCAAAGAAATAAGTCCCTCAGTGCCCAATAGAAATAAGTAAGGGGAGATAGGATCCCCTTGGCTTACTCCTCTAGTGGGATAAACAGGACCTTTTGGATCCCCATTTACCAAAATGGAGAATGAACCTGTCctcacacaagtcataaccagcTCCACCCACTTAGCACCAAAACCCATTTTCTGCATTACTATTTCAAGGAACCTCCACTCTATTCAATCATATGCTTTGCTCATATCTAGTTTAATAGACACGAAACCCTTCTTTCCTTGCCTCTTCCTTCGAATGAAATGGACTAGCTCATAAGCTACTAGGACATTATCCGAGATTAATCTTCTTGGTACAAAAGCACACTGTGAATGTGAGATCATGTTTGGTAAAATCTTTTTTAGTCTGTTTGCAATCACTTTTGACACCAACTTATAAATGACATTAAAGAGGCTTAGGGGTCTAAAATCATACACTAGTTTAGCCTTATTCTTCTTGGGAATCAAAGTGACATAAGTATGGTTCAACATGGGGGGAAGTTACCAGTATTTAGAACATGTAAGACAGCACAGGTCACATCTCTTCCCACAATATGCCAAAACTTTTGATAAAATGGAGGGGTCATACCATCAGGACCAGGGGCCTTTCTGGGATTCATTTCCTTCAAAGCCAC
This window contains:
- the LOC121240823 gene encoding uncharacterized protein LOC121240823; the encoded protein is MVVEDVKCKWCKVEEEDINHALLYCSSFKEVLEVHLSFLQDFQAHLDVLQILAHLVRRNKQGEIEKLFLCAWGLWYRRNQFLYEEKNLKPAEVLDNALSGYSEYQSALENQQQGCKPHCGWQLPPTGVMKLNTDGAIFHDFCRSGAGMVL